The Pseudomonas sp. HOU2 DNA window GGAAGATCGCAAGCAATTGCTGTTCTCCAACGCGATTTATCGCCTCGGTGAATTCATCGATTTGTGGCAGGACTGCCGCAGCCTGCAGGACGCGATTCTCTGCGAGCGTCAGGACAGCTGGCGCGCGGTGTACCGGCACTGGCGCCTCGGGCGGCTGACGCCATTCCTTGATCGCGGGATGATGCTGTATTCGGTGGCCTCGACCATTCTGGCGATCATCGTCGCTTCGGTGCTGTGGATTCTGCTCGGCTGGCCGGACGGCGGCAGCGCGGTGATTCTGGCGGCGGTAGCGTGCAGTTTCTTCGCCTCGATGGACGACCCGGCGCCGCAGATCTACCGGTTCTTTTTCTGGACCGGAATGTCGGTGCTGTTCGCCAGTCTCTACCTGTTTCTGATTCTGCCGAACCTGCACGATTTTCCGATGCTGGTGCTGGCCTTTGCGATACCGTTCATCTGCGTCGGCACCCTGACGGTACAGCCGCGATTCTACCTCGGCATGCTCCTGACGCTGGTCAACACCTCGTCGTTCATCAGCATTCAGGGCGCCTACGACGCGGACTTCTTCGCCTTTGTGAACTCCAACCTGGCCGGCCCGATGGGTTTGCTGTTCGCGTTCATCTGGACCCTGATCGCCCGCCCGTTCGGCGTCGAGCTGGCGGCCAAGCGCCTGACCCGCTTCAGCTGGAAAGACATCGTGCGCATGACCGAGCCGGCCAACCTCGCCGAGCACCGGCAACTGGGCGTGCAATTGCTTGACCGTCTGATGCAGCACCTGCCGCGTCTGGCTATGACCGGCCAGGACACCGGCATTGCCATGCGTGAAGTGCGTGTCGGCCTCAACCTGCTCGATCTGCTGGCCTACACCCCGCGGGTGGAAGGCGCGCCGAATGCCCTGCTGCAGCAGGTGGTGGCTGAGGTCGGCGAGTATTTCCGCGCCTGCCTCAAGGCCGGCGAACGCTTGCCGGCACCGAGCCCGCTACTGATGACCATGGACCGTGCGCGCCGCGCCCTCAAAGGCCACGGCGACGATGAAACCCGGCTAAACCTGTTGCATGCCCTGAGCGGCTTGCGTCTGGCGCTGTTGCCCGGCGTGGAATTTGTCAGCACGGGCGATGCCGAAGAACCGCTGCCCGATGGAGCGCCCCTATGATCGGTGATCTGGATATCAGCGGCATTTTCCTGCCGACCCTGCTGGTGTTGATGGGCATCACCTATGTGTTGTTTGTGCTGGTGCACGGCGTGCTCACGCGCCTGCACTTTTACCGTCTGGTCTGGCACCGGGCATTGTTCAACGTGGCCCTCTACGCCGTGATGCTGTACGGCGTGGACTCACTCAGTCGATACCTGATGACATGAAAAAACCGTTTCTGACCATCGGTCGCGTGGTCCTGACCCTGCTGATCGTGACTTTTGCCGTCGTCCTCGTCTGGCGCATGGTGATGTATTACATGTTTGCGCCGTGGACCCGCGACGGCCACATTCGCGCCGACATCATCCAGATCGCTCCGGATGTGTCCGGGCTG harbors:
- a CDS encoding DUF1656 domain-containing protein; the encoded protein is MIGDLDISGIFLPTLLVLMGITYVLFVLVHGVLTRLHFYRLVWHRALFNVALYAVMLYGVDSLSRYLMT
- a CDS encoding FUSC family protein, which codes for MNGFFSGIPPARDWFYGVRTFAASMIALYIALLMQMPRPYWAMATVYIVSSPFLGPTSSKALYRAIGTFLGAAAAVLFVPMFVQSPYVLVVVIALWTGILLFLSLHLRTANNYALMLAGYTLPLIALPTVDNPLAVWDVAEARTEEIFLGIAVAAVIGAMFWPRRLAPVFNDAVGKWFADATTYSLKFLSRDVQPEQITALRMAMVANFNSLELMIGQLPHEGARPQTVRNTKELRGRMIHLLPVIDALEDSLYALERRTPELVEKFAPLLTATQQWLGHNDADLDRWQALKDQLQALQPSCEALEDRKQLLFSNAIYRLGEFIDLWQDCRSLQDAILCERQDSWRAVYRHWRLGRLTPFLDRGMMLYSVASTILAIIVASVLWILLGWPDGGSAVILAAVACSFFASMDDPAPQIYRFFFWTGMSVLFASLYLFLILPNLHDFPMLVLAFAIPFICVGTLTVQPRFYLGMLLTLVNTSSFISIQGAYDADFFAFVNSNLAGPMGLLFAFIWTLIARPFGVELAAKRLTRFSWKDIVRMTEPANLAEHRQLGVQLLDRLMQHLPRLAMTGQDTGIAMREVRVGLNLLDLLAYTPRVEGAPNALLQQVVAEVGEYFRACLKAGERLPAPSPLLMTMDRARRALKGHGDDETRLNLLHALSGLRLALLPGVEFVSTGDAEEPLPDGAPL